In Arthrobacter sp. B3I9, the following are encoded in one genomic region:
- a CDS encoding glycosyltransferase family 2 protein, translating to MHKIPVSVLIQTKNEEPSIEKCVAALSDFDEVIVVDSNSSDRTAELARACGAQVINFTWDGKFPQKKQWQLQHAQTRHPWILFLDADEYPSPELIAEIAAIVSNPSEHRVAFDIPISYYFAGRELKHGHQVVKRTLLKRGYNEYKDTGLVKLPVITELEVHYQPEANGDVGRTEGLLAHHDLDPVRTWFDRHNKYSDWEAYIHADPVMTRTVRAFKSDQGQRFDVVPFKPLAFWLYSYVVRRGFLDGRAGFDYAVALAGYYWQIGLKTRELKRSGWRLADYV from the coding sequence ATGCACAAGATACCAGTTTCGGTCCTTATCCAGACGAAAAATGAAGAGCCGAGCATCGAGAAATGCGTGGCAGCGCTCAGCGACTTCGACGAGGTCATCGTGGTCGACTCGAACAGTAGCGACCGCACCGCGGAGCTCGCCCGTGCCTGTGGTGCACAGGTGATCAACTTTACTTGGGATGGCAAGTTCCCGCAGAAGAAGCAGTGGCAGCTTCAGCACGCCCAGACCCGCCATCCCTGGATATTGTTTCTTGACGCCGATGAATATCCGAGCCCCGAGCTGATCGCGGAAATCGCCGCCATCGTCTCCAATCCGTCGGAGCACCGGGTGGCCTTTGACATCCCGATTTCATATTATTTCGCCGGCAGGGAGCTCAAGCACGGCCATCAGGTCGTGAAACGCACGCTCTTGAAGCGGGGCTATAACGAATACAAGGACACCGGTCTGGTGAAACTTCCGGTGATCACCGAGCTGGAAGTGCACTACCAACCCGAAGCGAATGGCGACGTGGGGCGGACCGAGGGCCTGCTCGCGCACCATGACCTTGACCCGGTGCGCACCTGGTTCGACAGGCACAATAAGTACTCCGACTGGGAAGCATACATCCATGCCGACCCGGTAATGACGCGCACCGTCCGCGCTTTCAAGAGCGACCAGGGGCAGCGCTTCGACGTTGTACCTTTCAAGCCGCTCGCGTTCTGGCTCTACAGCTACGTCGTCCGCCGCGGTTTCCTGGACGGACGGGCCGGCTTCGACTACGCAGTCGCGTTGGCGGGCTACTACTGGCAAATTGGCCTCAAGACGCGTGAACTCAAGCGCAGCGGCTGGCGGCTGGCTGATTATGTTTAA
- a CDS encoding glycosyltransferase: MFKPPAPAGVPLSVLQVGGLAGPGALAGGVWAVARMQSAGLARLGATVELVGGWYGTLPAVRPGSREVIFRVRRPYRGARLKLPIGVGMVKHVWKRGRGVDIVQLHLCRDFITTISALLLGRAAIPVIAQAHGMLSAPGSRGLRLFDALIFKQAMKAPRLWLTLTDAEERNLESLGVPRTKMRRVVNATALPGMEWEDPQETTFLFVSRLAPRKQPTVFVEAAIGLLREGLQARFVVAGPDQGELHAVRALIDASGFQEHFDLPGELTEQEVLQALAHVTALVLPARDEPYPMVVLEAAAVGTPIVLTSECGLASALSEAGAALIAEPNAAAFRRAMASVGRNPDLRRQLSARARELHSRLWSAESLAERLLGLYAEAIDAGRN, from the coding sequence ATGTTTAAGCCGCCAGCTCCTGCCGGAGTGCCCTTGAGTGTGTTACAGGTCGGTGGTCTGGCGGGCCCAGGAGCCCTGGCCGGCGGAGTGTGGGCCGTCGCACGGATGCAGAGTGCCGGGCTGGCCCGCCTCGGTGCAACGGTTGAACTCGTCGGGGGGTGGTACGGGACTCTTCCAGCTGTACGGCCAGGGTCCCGCGAGGTTATCTTTCGAGTCCGAAGGCCGTATCGAGGTGCCCGTCTTAAGCTGCCGATCGGGGTGGGCATGGTCAAGCATGTGTGGAAGCGCGGGCGCGGCGTGGACATCGTCCAGCTTCACCTCTGCCGGGATTTCATCACCACCATCAGCGCACTTCTGCTTGGCCGTGCGGCCATTCCTGTCATCGCTCAAGCACACGGCATGCTTTCCGCGCCTGGCTCACGGGGTTTGCGCCTGTTCGATGCGCTCATCTTCAAGCAGGCAATGAAGGCACCCCGGTTGTGGTTGACTCTGACCGACGCCGAAGAACGGAATCTGGAATCTTTAGGCGTGCCGAGGACCAAGATGCGCAGGGTGGTCAACGCCACAGCGCTCCCCGGCATGGAGTGGGAGGACCCCCAGGAGACGACCTTTTTGTTCGTGTCCCGACTGGCACCGCGGAAACAGCCCACTGTATTTGTCGAGGCCGCAATCGGCCTCCTGCGGGAAGGATTGCAGGCTCGTTTCGTAGTGGCAGGACCAGACCAGGGCGAACTGCACGCCGTGCGCGCGCTAATCGATGCTTCTGGCTTCCAAGAGCACTTCGATCTACCAGGAGAGCTGACCGAGCAAGAGGTTCTGCAGGCCTTGGCCCACGTGACGGCGTTGGTCTTGCCTGCACGCGACGAGCCGTATCCGATGGTGGTCCTGGAGGCAGCCGCTGTGGGTACGCCCATCGTCCTTACCTCGGAATGCGGGCTGGCCTCCGCCTTGTCGGAGGCGGGCGCAGCATTGATTGCGGAACCCAACGCTGCTGCTTTCCGTAGGGCAATGGCCTCAGTCGGGCGCAATCCGGATCTGCGGCGGCAGTTGAGTGCACGGGCACGCGAGCTGCACTCACGTTTATGGTCCGCCGAATCCCTCGCAGAACGTCTCCTTGGCCTATATGCGGAGGCGATCGATGCAGGCCGGAACTGA